One Numida meleagris isolate 19003 breed g44 Domestic line chromosome 6, NumMel1.0, whole genome shotgun sequence genomic region harbors:
- the LOC110402048 gene encoding inositol 1,4,5-trisphosphate receptor-interacting protein-like 1, producing the protein MQQREVYLREQMTKLLQEVEENSMQRSRFPALPRLRFPALPRLHFPALPRWTIWALGALLLFLLFRLILQWYSDRKERIMLQRVCEMWRNIDREHSEVVHYGDPNDVTYRSRFYMQFSIWPLKTRRDTCKMLEDLMDELVGTCQTVPQRYFTPRLQPVIGVGVGFEGNSPVYRMLVPLKAPPGHVFHLELGPDERKVVRNSCLRVELQCTCTREWLLEDMLCFLHHPEDELRRKQMPSLLETLCTDSYLDIAKTAAWLQELVEEAWADMPQAATMDLELLPSVRFCKFKLITASSKVLSIELMLGVQQEDADTDTFVTFE; encoded by the coding sequence ATGCAGCAGCGGGAGGTTTATCTGCGAGAGCAGATGacaaagctgctgcaggaggtaGAGGAGAACAGCATGCAACGCTCGCGCTTCCCAGCACTGCCGCGCTTGCGCTTCCCTGCACTGCCGCGCTTGCACTTCCCTGCACTGCCGCGCTGGACAATTTGGGCCTTGGgtgcactgctgcttttcctgctcttccGGCTCATCCTCCAGTGGTACAGcgacagaaaagagagaattatGCTCCAACGCGTATGTGAAATGTGGAGAAACATTGACAGGGAGCACAGCGAGGTGGTGCACTATGGAGACCCCAATGATGTTACATACAGGAGCAGGTTTTACATGCAGTTCTCCATTTGGCCACTGAAGACCAGGCGAGACACGTGCAAGATGCTGGAGGACCTGATGGATGAACTTGTGGGCACCTGTCAGACAGTTCCCCAAAGATACTTCACACCACGGCTGCAGCCAGTCATTGGGGTGGGCGTTGGCTTTGAAGGCAACAGTCCTGTCTACCGCATGCTCGTGCCCCTGAAGGCACCCCCGGGACATGTCTTCCACTTGGAGCTGGGCCCCGACGAGAGGAAAGTGGTGAGGAACTCCTGCCTCCGCGTAGAGCTGCAGTGCACGTGCACAAGGGAGTGGCTGCTGGAGGACATGCTGTGCTTCCTCCACCACCCTGAGGATGAGctgaggagaaagcagatgCCCAGCCTCCTGGAAACCCTCTGCACAGACTCCTACCTGGATATAGCCAAAACTGCAGCCTGGCTCCAGGAACTGGTGGAAGAAGCTTGGGCGGATATGCCTCAGGCGGCAACAATGGACCTCGAGTTGCTGCCCTCTGTCCGCTTCTGCAAGTTCAAGCTGATCACCGCCTCCAGCAAAGTCCTCTCGATTGAGCTCATGCTTGGGGTACAGCAAGAGGACGCGGACACGGACACGTTCGTGACCTTTGAGTAG